The Streptomyces cynarae genome contains a region encoding:
- a CDS encoding GNAT family N-acetyltransferase, producing MISTTSFPERIELSGEGLVLRDWTEADLAAMPELFDHPDIAYWTPIVSPFDEAAARTRLDRDRQLRAEGTTILLAITVDGGAPLGEVMLRRTPEGPELGYAVGPAHRGQGLAARAVRVMAAYAFEQLGAEKVILELEAENAASVAVATKAGFRLLDVPLIRGEEKGRPYALQTWGLNRP from the coding sequence ATGATCAGCACCACGTCCTTTCCCGAGCGGATCGAGCTCTCGGGGGAGGGCCTCGTTCTCCGCGACTGGACGGAGGCGGACCTGGCCGCGATGCCGGAGCTGTTCGACCACCCCGACATCGCGTACTGGACACCCATCGTCTCCCCCTTCGACGAAGCGGCCGCCCGCACGCGACTGGACCGGGACCGGCAGCTGCGAGCGGAGGGCACGACCATCCTGCTCGCCATCACCGTCGACGGCGGCGCACCGCTCGGCGAGGTGATGCTGCGGCGTACCCCCGAGGGCCCAGAGCTCGGCTATGCGGTCGGCCCGGCACACCGCGGCCAGGGGCTGGCAGCGCGGGCGGTGCGGGTGATGGCCGCGTACGCCTTCGAGCAACTGGGCGCGGAGAAGGTGATCCTGGAGCTCGAGGCCGAAAACGCCGCCAGCGTCGCCGTGGCCACCAAGGCGGGTTTCAGACTGCTCGACGTGCCGCTGATCAGGGGTGAGGAGAAGGGGCGGCCCTACGCCCTGCAGACGTGGGGCCTGAACCGCCCCTGA
- a CDS encoding FAD-binding oxidoreductase, giving the protein MSVDVDLEGLTGQVKGPVLRPGDEGYDEERSGFQAGFRHEPSVIVGATCADDVRAAVRFAAGLDLPVAVHSTGHGIVTALRGEGVLISTHRMTGLELDAEARTVRVEAGVRWEQVIKAAAPHGLAPLNGSAPHVGVVGYLLGGGTGLMGREFGYASDLVRSLDVVTPDGTLRHVTAESDPDLFFALRGGGGAFGVVTAVETELVPVARFYGGGLYFEADDPVDLLRAYHEWTLTVPEQLTSSIGLMGYPPAPAFPEPLRGKYVAHVRLVFNGSAEDGERLVEPLRALGPRLIDSVREMPYEEAGSVYHDPTFSHAYFGGNVLLRELDPIALQTLIDLAGPGTPVPCIIDIRHLGGALSRPPAHPSAVGGRSAQYVLRLMTGGMAAPPEAARPVHQRVYDALKQWTVGRSLNFVYNDGTPVAEPQVRDLFEPETYTRLQSLKSTLDAQNLFRHTHNIPLPPTT; this is encoded by the coding sequence ATGAGCGTCGACGTCGACCTGGAAGGCCTGACCGGGCAGGTGAAAGGCCCTGTGCTGCGGCCGGGCGACGAGGGCTACGACGAGGAGCGGTCCGGCTTCCAGGCCGGTTTCCGGCACGAACCCTCCGTGATCGTCGGTGCGACGTGCGCCGACGACGTGCGCGCGGCGGTGCGGTTCGCCGCCGGCCTCGACCTGCCGGTGGCCGTGCACTCCACCGGTCACGGCATCGTCACCGCTCTGCGCGGGGAGGGGGTGCTGATCAGCACGCACCGGATGACCGGCCTCGAACTGGACGCGGAGGCCCGCACCGTACGGGTCGAGGCGGGCGTGCGCTGGGAACAGGTGATCAAGGCCGCGGCCCCGCACGGCCTGGCCCCCCTCAACGGATCGGCGCCCCATGTGGGCGTGGTGGGCTATCTGCTCGGCGGCGGCACGGGACTGATGGGCCGTGAGTTCGGCTACGCCTCCGACCTCGTCCGCTCCCTCGACGTGGTCACGCCGGACGGCACCCTGCGCCACGTCACGGCGGAGTCGGACCCGGACCTGTTCTTCGCGCTGCGGGGCGGCGGTGGCGCCTTCGGCGTGGTGACCGCTGTCGAGACGGAACTGGTCCCGGTGGCACGCTTCTACGGCGGCGGCCTGTACTTCGAGGCCGACGACCCGGTGGACTTGCTGCGGGCGTACCACGAGTGGACGCTGACGGTGCCGGAGCAACTCACCTCGTCGATCGGGCTGATGGGCTACCCGCCGGCCCCCGCGTTCCCCGAGCCGCTGCGCGGCAAGTACGTCGCCCACGTGCGGCTCGTCTTCAACGGCAGCGCGGAGGACGGCGAGCGCCTGGTGGAGCCGCTGCGTGCGCTCGGCCCCCGACTGATCGACTCGGTACGCGAGATGCCGTACGAGGAGGCGGGGTCGGTCTACCACGACCCGACGTTCTCGCATGCCTACTTCGGCGGCAACGTGCTGCTGCGGGAGTTGGACCCCATCGCCCTCCAGACCCTGATCGATCTGGCGGGCCCGGGCACCCCGGTACCGTGCATCATCGACATCCGTCACCTGGGCGGCGCCCTCTCCCGACCCCCTGCCCACCCCAGCGCGGTCGGCGGCCGCTCGGCCCAGTACGTGCTCCGCCTGATGACCGGCGGCATGGCGGCCCCGCCGGAGGCCGCGCGCCCGGTCCACCAGCGGGTCTACGACGCCCTCAAGCAGTGGACGGTGGGCCGCAGCCTCAACTTCGTCTACAACGACGGCACGCCTGTCGCCGAGCCCCAGGTCCGCGACCTGTTCGAGCCGGAGACCTACACCCGCCTCCAGTCCCTCAAGTCGACCCTGGACGCCCAGAACCTCTTCCGCCACACCCACAACATCCCACTGCCGCCGACGACCTGA
- a CDS encoding lipocalin-like domain-containing protein has translation MHPPTTAQLTAPDGTGRGARPTARDTTGRAAGPWETDEDLTGVWSLRSFHDLDDDGTVHEGPLGPAPAGLLVYAPGGRLSVTMMRTGPAQPGRPDYMSYAGTWRRDGDRVVHTIDLAPDRSWLGTDQIRDLVFVARDELELRGRALVGRPQLRVLRWRRVSH, from the coding sequence ATGCACCCCCCGACGACAGCACAGCTCACCGCACCGGACGGCACGGGACGCGGAGCCCGCCCCACGGCACGGGACACCACCGGTCGCGCGGCCGGCCCGTGGGAGACCGACGAGGACCTGACCGGCGTCTGGTCCCTGCGGTCCTTCCACGACCTGGACGACGACGGCACCGTGCACGAGGGCCCGCTCGGGCCCGCACCGGCGGGCCTGCTGGTCTACGCCCCGGGCGGCCGGCTCTCCGTGACGATGATGCGCACCGGTCCCGCGCAGCCCGGCCGGCCCGACTACATGAGCTACGCGGGCACCTGGCGCCGGGACGGCGACCGCGTCGTCCACACGATCGACCTGGCGCCGGACAGGTCGTGGCTGGGCACGGACCAGATCCGCGACCTGGTCTTCGTCGCCCGGGACGAACTGGAGCTGCGCGGCCGGGCCCTGGTGGGCCGCCCCCAGCTGCGCGTACTCCGATGGCGCCGCGTCTCGCACTGA
- a CDS encoding aldo/keto reductase yields MRSPAFGRKTGLRVSQYGLGTVNFGTRWGAGAEPAVARRMFERFAEAGGTLIDTADYYQSGQAEELVGEFVGADRDAFVLSGKYTLGTGASRAPGDTARGAGPRPGNSRKSMIRSLEASLRRLRTDHIDIYWAHFPDPVTPVEEILAAFDDLVRAGKILYAGLSNFPAWRVSRAATIAELRGWSPLIGIQTEYSLAERTADRDLLPMAEALGLGAALWSPLGGGLLTGKYRTSSAGRLTDLGGRVIRTESSARVTAVVDAVLAVAAETGEPASRVAVAWVLHRARRSGTTLVPVIGPRTPAHLEDYLAALDLRLTDEQTARLDEVSALPPEPLEETTRRAQRGMTGDDTPEPAAPAA; encoded by the coding sequence ATGCGCAGTCCCGCCTTCGGACGGAAGACCGGCCTGAGGGTCTCCCAGTACGGGCTCGGCACCGTCAACTTCGGCACCCGCTGGGGAGCCGGGGCCGAGCCGGCCGTGGCCCGCCGGATGTTCGAGCGCTTCGCCGAGGCCGGCGGCACCCTGATCGACACCGCCGACTACTACCAGAGCGGCCAGGCCGAGGAACTGGTGGGCGAGTTCGTCGGGGCGGACCGCGACGCGTTCGTGCTGTCCGGCAAGTACACCTTGGGCACCGGGGCCTCCCGGGCCCCCGGGGACACGGCCCGTGGCGCCGGCCCCCGCCCCGGCAACAGCCGCAAGAGCATGATCCGCTCGCTGGAGGCGAGCCTGCGGCGGCTGCGCACCGACCACATCGACATCTACTGGGCGCACTTCCCCGACCCGGTGACCCCGGTCGAGGAGATCCTGGCTGCCTTCGACGACCTGGTGCGCGCGGGGAAGATCCTGTACGCGGGTCTGTCCAACTTCCCCGCATGGCGGGTCTCCCGGGCCGCCACCATCGCCGAACTGCGCGGCTGGTCCCCCCTGATCGGCATCCAGACCGAGTACAGCCTCGCCGAACGCACCGCCGACCGCGACCTGCTGCCCATGGCCGAGGCCCTGGGCCTCGGCGCGGCCCTGTGGTCGCCGCTCGGCGGCGGACTGCTCACCGGCAAGTACCGCACGAGCAGCGCGGGCCGCCTGACCGACCTGGGCGGACGCGTCATCCGTACGGAGTCCAGCGCCCGCGTCACCGCGGTCGTGGACGCCGTCCTGGCCGTCGCCGCGGAGACGGGGGAGCCCGCCTCCCGGGTGGCCGTCGCCTGGGTCCTGCACCGCGCCCGGCGCAGCGGCACCACGCTGGTGCCGGTGATCGGCCCGCGCACCCCCGCCCATCTGGAGGACTACCTGGCCGCCCTCGACCTGCGCCTCACCGACGAGCAGACCGCCCGCCTCGACGAGGTGAGCGCGCTGCCGCCCGAGCCGCTCGAGGAGACGACCCGCCGGGCCCAACGGGGCATGACCGGCGACGACACCCCTGAACCCGCCGCTCCCGCGGCCTGA
- a CDS encoding acyltransferase domain-containing protein yields the protein MNAGTPRGRWLVTRTRRPDAVADLYCFAHAGGSPGEYVRFGDELPELEVHGIQLPGRAARHAEPPVTGMPELVDAVVAVLDPQRPFAFFGHSLGGLVAFEVTRALRRVGRPLPTRLLLSSSPPPPHQRAATTVHTLPDDELLAEVERRWGALPAQVHEDAALRAMVLGTFRADLRIFETYHFEPGPPLQIPLTVFAGEQERETLRVENWREHTEGPFETVHLPGGHFYFRAPDQRHRLLARIRGLLGEEPPGGTVHVRAGAHRVVAVTAPVPPYRAFAVGETDEDLAKALQREREKARHELRQAAGEAVTGGVPTGPGAAPTAPGGAPQRPDGRPPAIAFVFPGQGSQYGRMGLALARDLPLFRAELDRCLDLLHSAAGMDLRPVLQDATGAGLRQTEAAQPALFALEYALARTLIALGVRPAAMIGHSLGEYVAATLAGVMELPDALRFVALRARLMQQAPPGAMLAVPLPEHALAPYLTEGTDLATVNAPDSCVLAGTDEAIARVEERLASAGTPGRRLRVSHAFHSRMMDGCVDRLREAAAGIGLRPPAERFVSGVTGAWITAEQATDPDYWARHLRQTVRFSDAVATLLADAPGVLLETGPGPALTGLVKRRSDLPPGTTALSSLPHPGARTPETAGLLTTLGTLWTAGAPVDWPALGAVPGDRPTIPLAA from the coding sequence ATGAACGCCGGTACGCCACGCGGCCGGTGGCTGGTCACCCGCACCCGCCGCCCCGACGCCGTCGCGGACCTGTACTGCTTCGCCCACGCAGGGGGTTCGCCCGGCGAGTACGTCCGCTTCGGCGACGAACTGCCCGAGCTCGAGGTCCACGGCATCCAACTCCCCGGCCGTGCCGCGCGGCACGCCGAGCCCCCCGTCACCGGCATGCCCGAGCTGGTCGACGCGGTGGTCGCGGTCCTGGACCCGCAGCGCCCGTTCGCCTTCTTCGGTCACAGCCTGGGCGGACTGGTGGCCTTCGAGGTGACTCGTGCCTTACGCCGCGTGGGCCGGCCGCTGCCGACCCGGCTGCTGCTGTCCTCCAGCCCGCCCCCGCCCCACCAGCGCGCCGCCACGACCGTCCACACCCTCCCGGACGACGAACTGCTCGCCGAGGTCGAGCGGCGCTGGGGTGCCCTGCCCGCCCAGGTGCACGAGGACGCCGCCCTGCGCGCCATGGTGCTCGGCACCTTCCGCGCCGACCTGCGGATCTTCGAGACGTACCACTTCGAGCCCGGCCCGCCCCTTCAGATCCCGCTCACCGTCTTCGCGGGCGAACAGGAGCGCGAGACCCTGCGCGTGGAGAACTGGCGGGAGCACACCGAGGGGCCGTTCGAGACCGTCCACCTGCCCGGGGGCCACTTCTACTTCCGCGCCCCGGACCAGCGGCACCGGCTGCTCGCCCGGATCCGCGGCCTCCTGGGGGAGGAGCCTCCCGGCGGGACTGTGCACGTCAGGGCGGGGGCCCACCGGGTGGTGGCGGTGACCGCGCCGGTACCCCCGTACCGCGCCTTCGCGGTGGGGGAGACCGACGAGGACCTGGCGAAGGCACTGCAGCGGGAGCGGGAGAAGGCACGGCATGAACTCCGGCAGGCCGCTGGGGAGGCGGTAACGGGAGGAGTGCCGACGGGGCCGGGAGCGGCGCCGACGGCACCGGGAGGAGCGCCGCAGCGGCCGGACGGCCGACCGCCCGCCATCGCCTTCGTCTTCCCCGGCCAGGGCTCCCAGTACGGCCGCATGGGCCTCGCCCTCGCCCGCGACCTCCCGCTCTTCCGCGCCGAACTGGACCGTTGCCTCGACCTGCTGCACAGCGCCGCCGGAATGGACCTGCGCCCCGTCCTCCAGGACGCGACGGGAGCCGGACTCCGGCAGACCGAGGCCGCACAGCCCGCCCTGTTCGCCTTGGAATACGCCCTGGCCCGCACCTTGATCGCACTCGGCGTGCGGCCCGCCGCGATGATCGGGCACAGCCTCGGCGAGTACGTCGCCGCCACCCTGGCCGGGGTCATGGAACTCCCGGACGCCCTGCGCTTCGTGGCCCTGCGCGCCCGGCTGATGCAGCAGGCGCCGCCCGGGGCGATGCTCGCGGTTCCGCTCCCCGAGCACGCACTCGCCCCGTACCTCACCGAGGGCACCGACCTGGCCACGGTCAACGCCCCCGACTCGTGCGTGCTGGCCGGAACCGATGAGGCCATCGCGCGCGTCGAGGAGAGGCTCGCCTCCGCCGGCACGCCCGGCCGCCGCCTGCGCGTCTCGCACGCCTTCCACAGCAGGATGATGGACGGCTGCGTGGACCGGCTGCGCGAGGCGGCCGCCGGGATCGGGTTGCGCCCGCCCGCGGAGAGGTTCGTCTCAGGCGTCACCGGTGCCTGGATCACCGCCGAGCAGGCCACGGACCCCGACTACTGGGCCCGGCACCTGCGGCAGACCGTGCGGTTCTCCGACGCCGTCGCCACCCTGCTCGCCGACGCCCCCGGAGTCCTCCTGGAGACCGGCCCCGGCCCCGCCCTGACCGGACTCGTCAAACGACGCTCCGACCTGCCTCCGGGCACCACCGCCCTCTCGTCGCTGCCGCACCCCGGCGCCCGCACTCCCGAAACCGCCGGACTGCTGACCACGCTCGGCACGCTGTGGACGGCCGGCGCCCCGGTCGACTGGCCCGCGCTCGGCGCCGTGCCCGGCGATCGGCCCACCATCCCCCTGGCCGCCTGA
- a CDS encoding type I polyketide synthase, protein MSDRIDDAGADAGQDDGLVAVVGLACRYPGAENADEFWHNLVRGRETVTRFPRRPTPRGGSEYTPARGLLKDPEWFDADYFGFSPREARLLNPQHRVFLECAVEALEDAGQDPDRHSGRVGVYAGSTDTAYAQLLKERRDELPSVTDMEILVANAPDYLASRVAYKLGLRGPAVVVQAACATSLVAVHTAVQALLSGDCDLALAGGVAVRVPAKESPYIEGGIISADGVCRTFDAAAGGTVGGDGVGIVVLKRLADARADGDRIRAVLRGSAVNNDGSDRVGFTAPSVSGQAAVIREAQLVAGVDADTVTYVEAHGTATPLGDPIEITALTRAFREDTDRAGFCGIGAVKTNIGHTDAAAGAAGLIKTVLALEHGVLPPSLNYTAPNPGIDFASSPFEVVTEVREWRPDGGVPRRAGVSSFGIGGTNAHVILEQAPEPARTGAEPGAVEPGPQLLVLSARTETALDTLTGRLAAHLRDRPGLALPDVAWTLQTGRRELPVRRCAVVDGPADAVRVLDGLDRGRLTDSAAAAPAGPLTLFFPGTATRADTRDLSADPLFRRTVEECLALADPDAEVPEALDVFATELALGRLWQSWGVRAAAVAGHGTGALVAETVAGVYTVEDAVRLILTGAGAGRGPRPPRSPGRWRQRRHPPRPEHPGPHGGVPARTEDIQVSTAGADASAEDRGITLLPVLPEEAGALGARAALLTALGRLWLGGLSVDWSAVHGAGRRRKVALPTYPFERRRYVVEPLAPASPDATPKASPAPEAPTAVVPQASGAPDVLTAVSELFARTLGLESVGPDAGFFDLGGDSLVATQLLALARESFGVELESSVLYDAQTPAEFAALVADRLGGRTPEPAPVA, encoded by the coding sequence GTGAGTGACCGCATCGACGACGCCGGGGCGGATGCCGGGCAGGACGACGGCCTGGTCGCCGTCGTCGGCCTGGCATGCCGGTACCCGGGAGCCGAGAACGCCGACGAGTTCTGGCACAACCTCGTGCGGGGACGGGAGACCGTCACGCGCTTCCCGCGCCGTCCCACGCCCCGCGGCGGCAGCGAGTACACGCCCGCGCGCGGCCTGTTGAAGGACCCCGAGTGGTTCGACGCGGACTACTTCGGCTTCTCGCCGCGCGAGGCACGCCTGCTCAACCCGCAGCACCGGGTGTTCCTGGAGTGCGCGGTCGAGGCGCTGGAGGACGCGGGCCAGGACCCGGACCGGCACTCCGGACGCGTCGGCGTGTACGCGGGCAGCACCGACACGGCGTACGCGCAGTTGCTCAAGGAGCGCCGGGACGAGCTGCCCTCCGTGACCGACATGGAGATCCTGGTCGCCAACGCCCCCGACTACCTGGCCTCCCGCGTCGCCTACAAGCTGGGCCTGCGCGGCCCCGCCGTCGTGGTGCAGGCCGCCTGCGCGACCTCCCTGGTCGCCGTGCACACCGCCGTGCAGGCGCTGCTGTCCGGCGACTGCGACCTGGCACTCGCCGGAGGCGTCGCGGTGCGCGTCCCGGCCAAGGAGAGCCCGTACATCGAGGGCGGGATCATCTCCGCGGACGGCGTCTGCCGCACCTTCGACGCCGCCGCGGGCGGCACGGTGGGCGGGGACGGCGTCGGCATCGTCGTCCTCAAACGGCTCGCCGACGCGCGGGCCGACGGCGACCGGATCCGTGCCGTGCTGCGCGGCTCCGCGGTCAACAACGACGGCTCCGACCGGGTCGGCTTCACCGCGCCCAGCGTGTCCGGACAGGCCGCCGTGATCCGCGAGGCCCAACTCGTCGCGGGCGTCGACGCGGACACCGTCACCTACGTCGAGGCCCACGGCACGGCCACCCCGCTCGGCGACCCCATCGAGATCACCGCCCTGACCCGGGCGTTCCGCGAGGACACCGACCGCGCCGGGTTCTGCGGCATCGGCGCGGTGAAGACCAACATCGGACACACCGACGCGGCCGCCGGGGCCGCCGGACTGATCAAGACCGTGCTCGCCCTGGAGCACGGCGTCCTGCCGCCGAGCCTGAACTACACCGCGCCCAACCCCGGGATCGACTTCGCGTCGAGCCCCTTCGAGGTGGTCACCGAGGTCCGCGAGTGGCGCCCGGACGGCGGCGTGCCGCGCCGGGCCGGGGTGAGCTCCTTCGGCATCGGCGGCACCAACGCGCACGTGATCCTGGAACAGGCGCCCGAGCCGGCGCGCACCGGTGCCGAACCGGGCGCGGTGGAGCCCGGACCCCAGCTGCTCGTCCTGTCGGCCCGCACCGAAACGGCCCTCGACACGCTGACCGGCCGGCTCGCAGCCCACCTGCGCGACCGCCCCGGACTCGCGCTGCCCGACGTGGCCTGGACCCTCCAGACCGGCCGCCGCGAACTGCCCGTGCGCCGCTGCGCGGTCGTCGACGGCCCCGCGGACGCCGTACGCGTCCTCGACGGCCTGGACCGCGGCCGCCTCACCGACTCCGCGGCCGCCGCCCCCGCCGGCCCCCTCACCCTGTTCTTCCCCGGCACCGCGACCCGCGCCGACACCCGTGACCTGAGCGCGGATCCCCTGTTCCGGCGCACCGTCGAGGAGTGCCTGGCCCTCGCCGACCCGGACGCGGAGGTCCCGGAGGCCCTCGACGTCTTCGCCACCGAGCTGGCCCTGGGCCGGCTGTGGCAGTCATGGGGCGTCCGTGCCGCGGCGGTCGCGGGACACGGCACCGGCGCGCTCGTCGCCGAGACCGTGGCGGGGGTGTACACAGTCGAGGACGCGGTGCGCCTCATCCTGACCGGGGCCGGAGCCGGGCGGGGGCCGAGGCCGCCCCGGAGCCCAGGCCGATGGCGACAGCGGCGTCACCCGCCGCGACCCGAGCATCCCGGTCCGCACGGGGGTGTCCCCGCCCGCACGGAAGACATCCAGGTCAGCACGGCAGGCGCCGACGCGTCGGCCGAGGACCGCGGCATCACGCTGCTGCCGGTCCTGCCCGAGGAGGCCGGTGCGCTCGGCGCCCGCGCCGCCCTGCTGACCGCCCTCGGCCGGCTCTGGCTCGGCGGCCTGTCCGTCGACTGGAGCGCCGTGCACGGGGCCGGGCGGCGCCGCAAGGTGGCACTGCCGACGTACCCCTTCGAGCGCCGGCGCTACGTGGTGGAGCCACTGGCCCCCGCCTCCCCGGACGCCACGCCCAAGGCGTCCCCGGCCCCGGAAGCCCCGACTGCCGTCGTGCCGCAGGCTTCTGGTGCTCCGGACGTGCTGACGGCGGTGTCGGAGTTGTTCGCCCGGACGTTGGGGCTGGAGTCGGTGGGTCCGGATGCCGGGTTCTTCGATCTGGGTGGGGATTCGCTGGTCGCGACGCAGTTGCTGGCATTGGCGCGTGAGTCGTTCGGGGTGGAGCTGGAGTCGTCGGTGCTCTACGACGCGCAGACCCCTGCCGAGTTCGCGGCCCTGGTCGCCGACCGGCTCGGCGGGCGCACACCCGAACCGGCCCCGGTCGCCTGA
- a CDS encoding phosphopantetheine-binding protein — MISHPPATDTERVLAGIWCEVLELPEVGAEDNFFDLGGHSVLLHMVQDRITARLGAAPPLVDLFQYPTVRGLAAHLDGDGGAGEPLGRTARRPGGGRSRLAARRARTGLGGPGRE, encoded by the coding sequence GTGATTTCCCATCCCCCGGCCACGGACACCGAGCGTGTCCTCGCCGGCATCTGGTGCGAGGTCCTCGAACTGCCCGAGGTGGGGGCCGAGGACAACTTCTTCGACCTCGGCGGGCACTCCGTCCTGCTGCACATGGTGCAGGACCGCATCACCGCCCGCCTCGGCGCGGCCCCGCCGCTCGTGGACCTGTTCCAGTACCCCACGGTGCGCGGGCTCGCCGCACACCTGGACGGGGACGGCGGCGCCGGGGAACCGCTCGGCCGCACGGCACGACGCCCCGGGGGCGGCCGCTCCCGGCTCGCGGCGCGCCGCGCCCGCACCGGACTCGGAGGGCCCGGCCGTGAGTGA
- a CDS encoding cytochrome P450 — MTAQTMTGRQLPEFPLRSVERRTDVAEEYARLAAGAPVTEVRLPSGRPAWLIVGYREVRTALTDPRFSRNEAVRDPGGHLLAVEAVGTSILNLDPPAHTRLRRVAARGFTEARIAALRPRITEMVGELLDDLAQQHPDPVDLCEGFCKVLPVRVIGEILGVPPTDRYRIEKWRDGLDAPITGTGAPDTSTHAELLAYIDELVAERRERPQDDLLSVLARAGEDGEEEDVLTDREIAALGGTLLVAGFENTVAQLGLVLREVLTGPDGPRGLPQDEEALAAEVEELIRRLPIGDYGGTLARKATEDVELGGVSIKAGDIVIAAVQAANFDPEAFADPRRHDPVRDTVAHHLTFGYGVHRCLGAPVARIELQESLKALRDRFPGMRLAVPAEELRFHEAAINRRLVSLPVVW, encoded by the coding sequence ATGACCGCGCAGACCATGACCGGCAGGCAGTTGCCGGAGTTCCCGCTCCGCAGCGTCGAACGGCGCACGGACGTGGCCGAGGAGTACGCGAGGCTGGCGGCCGGCGCCCCGGTCACCGAGGTACGGCTGCCCAGCGGCCGCCCCGCATGGCTGATCGTGGGCTATCGGGAGGTGCGTACGGCGCTCACCGATCCGCGGTTCTCCCGGAACGAGGCGGTCCGCGACCCGGGCGGGCACCTGCTGGCCGTGGAGGCGGTCGGCACGTCGATACTCAACCTCGACCCGCCCGCCCACACCCGGCTGCGCCGCGTGGCCGCGCGCGGCTTCACCGAGGCGCGGATCGCCGCCCTGCGGCCCCGCATCACCGAGATGGTGGGTGAGCTCCTCGACGACCTGGCGCAGCAGCACCCCGACCCCGTGGACCTGTGCGAGGGCTTCTGCAAGGTGCTGCCCGTGCGGGTCATCGGCGAGATCCTCGGGGTGCCGCCGACCGACCGGTACCGGATCGAGAAGTGGCGCGACGGCCTCGACGCGCCGATCACCGGGACCGGCGCGCCGGACACCTCGACACACGCCGAACTCCTCGCGTACATCGACGAGTTGGTGGCCGAGCGGCGTGAGCGGCCGCAGGACGACCTGCTGAGCGTGCTGGCCCGGGCGGGCGAGGACGGTGAGGAGGAGGACGTCCTGACCGACCGGGAGATAGCCGCGCTGGGCGGCACCCTGCTGGTCGCCGGCTTCGAGAACACCGTGGCGCAACTCGGCCTGGTGCTGCGGGAGGTGCTGACCGGACCGGACGGGCCGCGCGGCCTGCCGCAGGACGAGGAGGCGCTGGCGGCCGAGGTCGAGGAGCTGATCCGGCGGCTGCCGATCGGCGACTACGGCGGCACGCTGGCCCGCAAGGCGACCGAGGACGTCGAGCTGGGCGGGGTGTCCATCAAGGCCGGCGACATCGTGATCGCCGCCGTGCAGGCCGCCAACTTCGACCCGGAGGCCTTCGCCGACCCGCGCCGCCACGACCCGGTGCGCGACACCGTCGCCCACCACCTGACGTTCGGCTACGGGGTGCACCGCTGCCTCGGCGCGCCGGTTGCCCGGATCGAACTCCAGGAGTCCCTCAAGGCGTTGCGTGACCGGTTTCCCGGAATGCGGCTCGCGGTGCCGGCCGAGGAACTGCGTTTCCACGAGGCCGCGATCAACCGGCGTCTGGTGTCCCTTCCCGTCGTCTGGTGA
- a CDS encoding phenylacetate--CoA ligase family protein, with protein MPTAVNPLLELPFDSRPDPDEFVQAAMEWHFSPETGSPYWLQRAKALDFDPRRDIKSHADLHLFPNVVNEMRKVPVHELIPKGYGPRPDIVGIYESGGTTGAPKRVVCPRDWLDRLVEWSNANLDEHGFPRGVDWLGLTPSGPHIVGEIFRRSAATHGRYGFQVDLDPRWVKKLIAEGRRDQADAYAEHVIDQAAFVLRTQDIGVLTITPALLERLVRRDDLVKLVNDKVRAIRWGGTQLDPDTLHLYRTEIFPDTVLYGHYGSTMILGIAGQRAGDTGDACVFDTFSPYVTFSVVDPATRRPVAYGERGQVVMNHVSKALFLPNNLERDLATRVEALPGRVGDAAADIAPVATFENETVIEGVY; from the coding sequence GTGCCCACCGCAGTCAACCCCCTGCTGGAGCTCCCCTTCGACAGCCGCCCCGACCCGGACGAGTTCGTCCAGGCGGCGATGGAATGGCACTTCAGCCCCGAGACCGGCTCCCCCTACTGGCTTCAGCGGGCCAAGGCCCTGGACTTCGACCCGCGCAGGGACATCAAGAGCCACGCCGACCTGCACCTGTTCCCGAACGTCGTGAACGAGATGCGCAAGGTCCCGGTGCACGAGCTGATCCCCAAGGGCTACGGCCCCCGCCCGGACATCGTCGGCATCTACGAGAGCGGCGGCACCACCGGCGCGCCCAAGCGCGTGGTGTGCCCCCGCGACTGGCTCGACCGGCTGGTCGAGTGGAGCAACGCCAACCTGGACGAGCACGGTTTCCCGCGCGGAGTGGACTGGCTGGGCCTGACTCCGTCCGGGCCGCACATCGTCGGCGAGATCTTCCGCCGGTCCGCGGCCACCCACGGCCGGTACGGCTTCCAGGTCGACCTCGACCCGCGCTGGGTGAAGAAGCTCATCGCCGAGGGGCGCAGGGACCAGGCCGACGCATACGCCGAACACGTCATCGACCAGGCGGCGTTCGTGCTGCGCACCCAGGACATCGGGGTGCTCACCATCACCCCCGCCCTGCTGGAGCGCCTGGTGCGCCGCGACGACCTGGTGAAGCTCGTCAACGACAAGGTGCGGGCCATCCGCTGGGGAGGCACCCAGCTCGACCCCGACACCCTGCACCTGTACCGCACCGAGATCTTCCCGGACACCGTCCTGTACGGGCACTACGGCAGCACGATGATCCTCGGCATCGCGGGCCAGCGGGCGGGGGACACCGGCGACGCCTGCGTCTTCGACACCTTCTCGCCGTACGTCACCTTCTCCGTCGTCGATCCGGCCACCCGCCGCCCCGTGGCGTACGGGGAGCGCGGCCAGGTGGTCATGAACCACGTGTCCAAGGCGCTGTTCCTGCCCAACAACCTGGAGCGCGACCTCGCCACCCGCGTCGAGGCGCTGCCCGGCCGGGTCGGCGACGCGGCCGCCGACATCGCCCCGGTCGCCACCTTCGAGAACGAGACGGTCATCGAGGGGGTCTACTGA